In Papaver somniferum cultivar HN1 chromosome 1, ASM357369v1, whole genome shotgun sequence, a genomic segment contains:
- the LOC113288410 gene encoding uncharacterized protein LOC113288410, with protein sequence MNSLVSLKGLNQQYWDNKRYDVNPAPKDIFIQQRGKGDREIDVNPSLTMSQYLGKQAVSPRQAIGSILNKSIPMRVGVEASHSSKAADRSVGGLRKRKEKSLNCKSRCSDRSEKQANSPQELYCSDENSPLNNPLSHRSRCSISEGGSGVGGTEKIVAEVEELLEDDGSSGGTCKEVSARLLLGRAQKRHRDGSDMNDQGSEKSCSEPGRARDPDVGQPRERGKGSSLMSTLGCSKRGQGDRPLPEYTAPQICPPSFLMVAGFPVLPKYKDLYTRVIASKGHMASDTKVKSMNIQATMVTELLGMLQQMT encoded by the exons ATGAACAGCTTGGTTTCGCTGAAAGGTCTGAACCAACAATATTGGGATAACAAAAGATATGATGTTAATCCTGCTCCAAAGGATATCTTTATTCAACAACGGGGGAAGGGTGACAGAGAGATTGATGTTAATCCAAGTCTTACTATGTCTCAATATCTGGGTAAGCAGGCGGTATCTCCTAGACAGGCTATTGGTAGCATTCTCAACAAGTCCATTCCTATGAGAGTTGGGGTGGAGGCATCTCACTCGAGTAAAGCAGCTGATAGAAGTGTTGGTGGTTTGAGAAAAAGGAAGGAAAAGTCACTTAACTGCAAGTCACGTTGCTCTGACAGATCCGAGAAGCAAGCTAATTCTCCCCAAGAGTTGTACTGTTCTGATGAAAACAGTCCCCTCAATAATCCTCTCAGCCATCGTTCAAGGTGTTCTATTAGCGAG GGAGGAAGTGGTGTTGGTGGTACAGAGAAGATTGTTGCGGAAGTTGAGGAATTATTAGAAGATGATGGGAGTAGTGGAGGAACTTGTAAAGAAGTGAGCGCCAGATTGCTTCTTGGGCGTGCGCAAAAACGACATAGGGATGGTTCGGACATGAATGACCAGGGAAGTGAGAAGTCTTGCTCTGAACCTGGCAGAGCCCGTGATCCAGATGTCGGGCAACCAAGAGAAAGAGGCAAAGGTAGTTCACTCATGTCCACCTTAGGTTGCTCCAAAAGAGGGCAGGGTGATCGTCCACTTCCTGAGTATACTGCTCCTCAAATATGTCCACCAAGTTTTCTTATGGTAGCTGGATTTCCCGTACTACCTAAGTATAAAGATTTGTATACTCGAGTGATTGCCTCCAAAGGGCACATGGCCTCCGACACAAAGGTTAAATCGATGAACATACAAGCCACTATGGTCACCGAACTTTTGGGGATGCTCCAGCAAATGACCTAA